CTTTCAGCCGATTGCGCAACGCGTTTCCGATGATGAGCAGGACGGATATCCATCCGGCATCGAGAAGCAGGGTATACGGGGTGAAATCCATCGCCGGGCGTGCTCCTTATTTCTGTTGTCATACTTGCGACAGCTCAGCGAGCGTCTAGGTGATTGCGGTCATGTACGGATACAAGGGGTATTTACCCAGTGACAGTATCGGAAAAGCTCGACATGCCCTGAATTAGTTCCCGAGGAGGGGCAGGACGCGCCGGGCCGCGCGGACGTCGTCAAGCGAGATGCTCGCGTACACGATTTCTTCCCCATAGCCGCCCTCCGCGATCCGCGTCCCGAGGGGCCCGACGATGACGGAGTGGCCGATTCCGGTGGGGCCGGAGTCCTTCCCGGCCTCTGTGTCGCCGCCGGGGCGCGCTTGGCCCGCCGCCGCAATAAACAGGCCCGCGTCGAGTGCGCGCGCCACCGTCAGCGCGCGCCACTGTTCTTTCTTTCCCGCCCCATCCGCCCAGCTCGTCGGCACGACAACGACGTCCGCCCCGCGGCGCGCGAGGTCCTTGAACTGCTCGGGGTAGCGAATGTCGAAGCAGGTGGCCACGCCGACCACCGCGTCGCCGTGAACGAAGGTGACCAACGCGTTGCCGGGCTTGACGGTGTCGGACTCGCGGTAATCGAAGGCGTCGTAGGTGTGGATCTTGTTGTAGCCCTTGTGCACGCCGCCGCCCGTTATCAGCGCGGTGTTGTACACGCGATTCAACCCACCGTTTTTATCCGCCAGCCGGAACATGCCGGCGACGATGGTGACCCCGAGATCGTCGGCGAGCTGGCGCAGCGCGGTGGCAAACGGCCCGTCAAGGTCCTCCGCCTGCGTATCGAGCCTGCCGCAGCCAAACGCCTGGCTGCACGCCTCGGGCGCCACGATCAACGTGGCTCCGGCGGCGGCCGCCTCGCGCACTCGCTCGGAAACGAGAGCTAAATTAGCCCTTTTATCACCGGACGTTGTGATTTGCAATAGCGCGATGTTCATAACACCCAGAGTATGTGGAAAACCGACGCCCGCGGCCCAGTTATCCACATCTCAACCGCCCACCCCCTTGTCCCACAGTGCTCACCCCGCCACGATGTCCGCATGGACGACAGCCTCACCCTCACCGAGCGCACGGCCCGCGTCGCACGCACCGCTATCCCTCCCTGGCCGCCCCTCCCAGTTGCGCACCTCAGCCCCAGCCAGGTGGCGACGGCGCTGGCCAAGGTGCAGGCTTCGTGGGCATCGCTTATCGACGCAACGACGGCCGCCGCCCATACCCACACCGCCGCGGTGGCCGACTTCGCAGACGAGGTGGTCCACATCGATGCGTCGACAAGTGAGCGGTTGCGGGGAGGGCTGACGTGACTGCCCCCGTCGCGTACGCGCCGCCGCTGAAAGCTGCGGAGCTGGCGGCCGCCGTGGCCCTCGTGCAGACTGCCTCGCATCTCACGGCGCACCGTGCCGCCGACACCCGCGGCGCGGTGTCGCTCATTGCCCGCACGGGATTCGCCGGCGCGAGCGCCGACGCGGGACTCGCGTTGTTGGAACGGTTCAGTGACCAGTTCCTCGCCGCCGAATCGCTGGCACGTCAGGCCGAGGTAATTCTGGCCACCGCGCACCGCACGCAGCGGTGGCTAGATTCCATGGCCCGCGACGTGATCCGAAACGACCACATCGAGCTCATCCAGTGGCTCAACATGATGGCCTGGCTGCTCGACAACGCCGCAGCTCAAGCGCTCCTCGCATTGCTACGCGGTGACGAGGACGACGACTTCGATCCGCTTGTGAACCATCCCCTTGAGTCTTTGGAACGGATCCACGAGCGCAACCTCACCACGGTTCCCGCCTCGACCGCGCTCGCTGTCGGTGACGCCGGGGGGCTGATCCTAGAAGCAGGCGGGGGGCGGACCAGCGTCCTTGTCGGGGACACCGTGGCGCCCTCCCAGGTGATCACGATGGTGGCCGGCGTTTCCACCGGCCACCCAGACCAGCTCGCCGGGGAGCTGGAGAAGGCCCAGCGCATCGCCCGCGCGACCGGCGGGGCGGTTGTGGTCTGGCAAGGGTACGTCCCGCCACGGGACGTGGGAGACGGCATCGATCCGGGCGCGGCTCGGCGGGGTGGAGACTGCCTGGCGGCGTTCCAGGTAGCGGTGGATGAGCGCTTTCCCCATGCGCGCAGGTCAGTGGTCGCCCACAGTTACGGCACGGTGGTGGCCGCGCGAGCCGCCGCCGGGCCCGGGCTCATCGCGGATGATGTCTGGCTCCTCGGCTCACCCGGTGTTCCCGTCCCATCCGTCGAGGACATGCGTTTAATCGGACGGTCGCCCCGGGTTTTCGTCGCCGACGCCGACGCCGACCCGATCATGTACCTGCGCCGCGACCGCTTCGGGGTGCACGGCTTTTCGCCTTCGGCGGAGGCGTTCGGGGCGACCGTCGTCACGGGTATCGAAGGCGGGCACTCCTCGTACTTCACAGATCCCGACTTCCTGTCCGCTCTCGCACATCCCCCGGAGTGAACCGCTCTTCTTACGTACCATTGGGGCGGTCGGCCACATGCGCTTGTCAATGCTTGTCAATGCTTGTCAATGGAGGAAAACCGTGTCTGTCACTTTCGCACAACAGTTGGTCAACAAGCTCGAAGAGCTGGGGGTGAAGCGAATCTACGGCCTCGTCGGCGACTCGCTCAACCCGGTTTCTGACGCCGTACACAACAGCAGTATCGAGTGGATCCACGTGCGCAATGAGGAGGCCGCGGCTTTCGCTGCAGGGGCCGATTCGATTGCCTCGGGCGAGCTTGCCGTGTGCGCCGCATCGTGCGGCCCCGGCAACACCCACCTTATCCAGGGACTGTATGAAGCCAACCGGAACGGGGCGAAGGTCCTCGCCATCGCCTCCCACATTCCGTCGCTGCAGATCGGGTCGTCGTACTTCCAGGAAACGCACCCCGAGCAGATTTTCCAGGAATGCTCCGGTTATTGCGAGGTTGTCAACTCCCCCGAACAGGGAGCGCGCATTCTCCACAACGCTATCCAGTCGACGCTGGCCGGGGAGGGAGTCTCCGTCCTCGTGGCCTCGGGTGACATTTTTGCCGACACGCCCGCAAGCGAGGTCCCGTCCGCGAAATCCTCGTACGCACGTGGCGAGCGGAAGCGGGTTTTCCCCGACCCCAGCGAGGCTGCCCGCCTCGTGGAGGCCATCAACGCCGCAGAAACGGTCACGTTGTTCTGCGGGTACGGCGCCCGCGAGGCGCGCCAGGAGGTCTTCGCACTTGCCGAGAAGATCAAGTCGCCGATCGGCCACTCCTTCCGGGGCAAGATGTACATCGAGCACGAGAACCCTTACGACGTCGGGATGTGCGGCCTCCTCGGCTACGGCGCATGCTACGAAGCGTCGCAAAAGGCGGACCTTTTCATCATGGTCGGCACCGATTTCCCCTACGAGGACTGGCTACCCCACGCCAATGTGGCACAGATCGACATCGAGGGCTCCCACATTGGTCGACGCACGACGGTGACGTACCCCGTTATCGGCGACGTCAAGAGTGTGCTGGAGAACATCCTTCCTCACGTAGAGGAAAAGACGGACCGTTCCTTCCTTGATTCCATGCTAAAGCGGCACGCGGAGCTGCTGGAAGATGTCGTTGCGAAGTACACCACCCCGGCCACGGAGTCCCGCACCCCCATCCACCCCGAGTTCGCCGCCTCGGTCCTCGACGAGCTGGCCGCCGATGATGCCTACTTCACCGTCGATACCGGCATGTGCAACGTCTGGTCCTCGCGCTACCTCACCCCGAACGGGAAGCGCGACGAGCTGGCAAGCTTCCTCCACGGCACGATGGCCAACGCCTTGCCCCAGGCGATCGGCGTGCAGGCCGCGTTCCCGGACCGTCAGGTTATCTCGTGGTCGGGCGACGGCGGGCTGGGCATGCTCATGGGCGAGCTGCTCACCGTTAAGCTGCACAACCTACCTGTGAAGACGGTCGTGTTCAACAACTCCTCGCTCGGTATGGTGAAGCTGGAGATGCTGGCCGCGGGGTTCCCCGACTACGAAACGGACCACGCCGGGGTGAACTTTGCGTCCATCGCAGAAGCTGTTGGTATCACCGCTTTCCGCGTTGAAGACCCCGATGACCTGCGCGACGCCCTCCGCCGCGCCCTGGATCACGACGGCCCCGCGTTGGTGGACATCGTGACCGACCCCGACGCGCTCTCCCTGCCGCCCCACGTGACGTGGGACATGATGAAGGGCTTCACCACCGCGGGCGTGAAGTCGATCCTCGACGGCGGCGTCGGCCGGATGGTGGAGCTGGCTCGCGCCAACCTGCGCCACATCGACGCAGCCGCGTCGATCACCTTCAAGTAAGCCGGCGAGCTAGGAACCGTTGCGGCGCCGCCTGATCGCTGGGTCCCACGCCACCACAGCGGTCGAGCGGGGCACGTGAACTAGGGCACCGGCTCTGTGTGAGGAAGAGTCGAGGCGGCGCTGTAGCGCTTCGTTGTGCTCACGGGCTGCTTCTAGCTGGGCTTGCAGCTCTTCGATCTGCCCGGTCAGCTCCATGATCGTCTTGATCCCCGCGAGGTTGACGCCCTCTTCCTGGGACAGTCGCTGGATGCGTCGCAGCTTTTTGATGTCTCGCCCTGAGTATCTCCGCCCGCCGCCCGACGTACGCGCCGGGCTGACCAGCCCGAGCCGATCGTAGGTGCGCAGGGTCTGGGCGTGCATTCCCGTCAGCTCCGCGGCGACGGAGATGACGTAATACTCCTGGTATTCCTGGTATTCCGGCTTGGTGGGCGATGAATCGTCCGCGGCCATAGTGCCGCCCCTTCCTATTCCATTCCGGCCCACCCGGCGCGCGGGTTGAAACCGGCATCCTTTTCGGCCTGCGCGTAGGTGCGCAGGGCGCTGGTGGCCGTCGCGTCGAGGTCGGCGGGGATCCGGACCTCGACCGTGACTAGAAGGTCCCCAGCCGACCCGGAGCGCTTCGGCACGCCCCGGCCTTTCACACGCAGCGTCCGTCCGCTCGGGGTGCCCGCGGGCACTTTCACCTTGACGCGGCCGTCGAGAGTGGGAACGGTTACTGTTCCGCCGAGGACGAGCTCGCCGAAGGAGACAGGCACGGTGACTTCGAGGTCATCGCCGGTACGGGTGAACACCTTGTCTGGACGGACGTGGACCACCACGAACAAGTCCCCTGACGGGGTGCCATTTGGGCCCGCTTCTCCCTGGCCAGCTAGGCGCACGCGTTGGCCGTCGATAACTCCGGCGGGGATACGCACCGTAATCGAGCGGGTGCGGCGGACCGTCCCGGTGCCCGAGCACGTGTCACAGGGGTCCTCCACAATCGAACCCGTTCCCCCGCACTTCGCGCACGGCCGCGCCATTCCGAACGCGCCGCTCTTCTCGCGCACGTAACCCGAGCCCGAGCACTCGTCGCACGGGGTGGTGCGCCCGGATTTGGAGCCCGAGCCGTGGCAGGTGGTGCACGGCGCGTCGCCGGTGAGTTCGACCGGGATCGTTGTGCCCTTCGCTGCCTCGCGGAACTCGAGAGTTATTTCCGTTTCGACGTCGGACCCCCGCGACGGCCGAGCGTTCCTGCCAGCACCGCCGCCGCGGTTAAAGAAGCTACCGAAGATATCACCAAGGCCGCCGTCTGCAGTTTGTCCACCAGAGGCGCGCCCGAAGATGTCTCCGAGGTCGAAGTCCGACTCCGTCGTGGTCGTACGAAACCCGCCCGGGAAACCCGAGCCTCCTGTCCCCCCGAAGCGGCCGTAGCCGCCGGAGCTGATCATGGCCTTGAGCTCGTCGTACTCCTTGCGCTTCGCCTCGTCACCGATTACGTCGTACGCTTCGGCAACCCGCTTGAACTTCTCCTCGGCCGCCTTGTCGCCGGGGTTTGAGTCCGGGTGATTTTCCCGGGCCAGCTTGCGGTAAGCCTTCTTGATATCCGACGTGCTGGCACCGGAGGACACACCGAGGTCACCGTAGTAGTCCTTATTGACCCACTCTTGCTGCATGGCCATGAGCTCCACCCCTCCTTTCGCGTGGAAATGGTTGTTGAGTTGTTTTGGGAAAAATTGTGGTGCCCAAAGACAGCGCCGGGGAAAGGATCGCCGAGAGTAGGCATCCCTTCCCCGGCACCGGTCACGGGAACACGCGCTATTCGCCCGCTGTTTCGCTGGCTCCGGCTGGGTCCGCGATGATTACCATCGCGTTGCGTACCAGCCGCTCTCCCACACGGTATCCCTTGCGCAGGACCGTGCCCACGACCTTGTCGTCCCCAGACGACAAGTCCTGGACCGCCTCGTGGATCTCGGGGTCAAATGCTTCGCCTTCCTCGCCGAAGGCGTGCACACCCTGGCCGGAAAGAAGAGAACGGAACTTCCCTTCGAACACCTTCAACGGGCCCTCAGCCAGATCCCCGTGCTGCTCGGCGAGGTCGAGGTCGTCGAGCAGGGGAAGCAGGTTGACCAGAACCGTGGTCTTGGCCTGCTCCGCGATGCTGCCACGCTCGCGTTCGGTGCGCCGCCGGTAGTTGGCGTACTCTGCGCTGACTCGCTGCAGGTCCTCGGTGCGCTCCACGAGCAGCGCCGCGCTATCCGGTGCCTCTTCCGCGGGTGCCGCGTCCCCGGCTACGTCTTGAGCCAAATCCCGGTCCAAATCTTGGGCCACGTCCGCATCCACGTCCCCGGTGAGGCCGGCGGCGGCCTCCTCCTCGGCGGTCGGTCTGAGGGGGTCCTCGTCCTGCAGCGCCTCGGACTCGGCGGCCTCGTCGGCCAGGGCCTCCGCCTTGTCCGGAGAGACGTACTCGGTGTCCGTGTTTTCGGGCGCGCCCGGGTCGTTGGGCATCTGGGGGTTAGGGTTGCTCATCGTTCGTACCGCCCTTACTTCTTGTCGGTGTCTTCGTCGTCGACAACCTCGGCGTCCACGACGTTGTCGTCGGCCGGCGCGTCTGCCTGGGTTGCGCCCGAGTTCGCCTCCGCCTCATAGAGGGCCTTACCCAGCTCCTGGGACTCGGTGGACAGCTTCTCGACGGCAGCCTTCACAGCGTCTAGGTCCTCGCCCTTGAGCGCCTCCTCGACGGCGTCAATGGCTTCACCCACGCGGGTCTTGAGATCCTCCGCCAGCTTGTCGGAGTTCTCGTCGATGAACTTGCGCGTCTGGTAGGCGAGGGACTCCGCGTTGTTGCGGGTTTCCTGCTCCTCGCGGCGCTTCTTGTCCTCGTCGGCGTGCTGCTCCGCATCCTTGATCATCCGATCGATCTCCTCCTGGGAGAGGCCAGAGCCCTCCTGGATCTTGATCGTGTTCTCTTTGCCGGTGGCCTTGTCCTTAGCCGAGACGGAGACGATGCCGTTGGCGTCGATGTCGAAGGTGACCTCGATCTGCGGAACACCGCGCGGGGCCGGAGCGATGCCGGCCAGCTCGAAGGAGCCGAGCAGCTTGTTGGCGGAGGCCATCTCACGCTCGCCCTGGAAAACCTGGATCTGCACGGAGGGCTGGTTGTCCTCTGCGGTGGTGAAGGTCTCGGAGCGCTTCGTCGGGATCGTCGTGTTGCGCTCGATCAGCTTCGTCATCACGCCACCCTTGGTCTCGATGCCGAGGGACAGCGGGGTGACGTCGAGAAGAAGCACGTCCTTGACGTCGCCGCGCAGCACGCCGGCCTGGAGTGCGGCGCCGAGCGCGACAACCTCGTCGGGGTTGACGCCCTTGTTCGGCTCCTGGCCGCCGGTGAGCTCCTTGACCAGGTCGGACACGGCGGGCATACGGGTGGATCCGCCAACGAGCACGACCTGGTTGATGTCACCAACGGACATGCCGGCGTCCTTGATTACCTGGTTAAACGGTGCCTTCGTGCGGTCGAGCAGGTCAGAAGTGATCTTCTGGAACTCGGTGCGCGTCAGCGTCTCATCCAAGAACAGGGGGTTCTTGTCCGCATCCACGGTGATGTAGGGCAGGTTGATGGAGGCCTGCTGCGCGGCGGACAGCTCGATCTTCGCCTTCTCGGCAGCCTCACGCAGGCGCTGCATGGCCATCTTGTCCTTGGTCAGGTCGATGCCATTTTGAGCCTTGAACTTATCGACGAGCCAGTCGACGATCCGCTGATCCCAGTCATCGCCACCCAGCTCGTTGTCACCAGCGGTAGCCAGCACCTCGACGACGCCGTCGCCGATCTCAAGCAGCGAGACGTCGAAGGTACCGCCGCCCAAGTCGAAGACGAGGATGGTCTGTTCCTTGTCAGACTTCTCCAGGCCGTAAGCAAGCGCGGCGGCCGTCGGCTCGTTGACGATGCGCAGGACGTTCAGCCCGGCGATCTGTCCGGCTTCCTTGGTGGCCTGGCGCTGCGCGTCCTCGAAGTAGGCGGGGACCGTGATAACGGCGTCGGAAATGTCCTCACCAAGGTACGCTTCCGCGTCGCGCTTGAGCTTCATCAGCGTACGCGCGGAGATCTCCTGGGGGGTGTACTCCTTGCCGTCGATGTTGACGGTCCAATCCTCGCCCATATGGCGCTTGACGGAGCGGATGGTGCGGTCGACGTTGGTCACTGCCTGGTTCTTCGCGGACTGACCGACGAGGACTTCGCCGTTCTTGGCGAAGGCGACGATTGACGGGGTCGTGCGGGAACCTTCCGCGTTGGCGATAACAATCGGGTCCCCGCCCTCGAGGACGGAAACGACCGAGTTCGTCGTTCCAAGATCGATACCTACGGCACGTGCCATGTTGTGATTCCTCCTGTTGAAGACCGGTTCGTAGTCAAGTTGATTGCTTAAGGCTCAACTCCTGCCGACCACTATACACGGACCGCCGCCAGGATTGAGTCTGTCGCGCTCACCTTCTGTAACGGGTGATACGGAAAAGTTGTTCCACGGTACCTCTCGGTTTTTCGTTTTCCCTGCTGAGAGGCGCAAAAACCGCCCGCTGTTGTGGCGGGCGGGTGGGCGTCGATAAGCGGGTGCGCGCTAGCGGCCTAGAAGAGACCCGTTTCCTCCTCCGCGTAGGACACGAGGAGGTTCTTCGTGTTCTGGTAGTGGCTCAGCATCATCAGGTGATTCTCGCGCCCGATGCCGGAGTGCTTGTAGCCACCGAACGCGGCGTGCGCCGGGTAGGAGTGGTACTGGTTTACCCACACGCGGCCAGCCTCAATGGCGCGGCCCGCCCGGTAGGCGATGTTGCCGTTGCGCGACCATACTCCCGCGCCGAGACCGTAAACGGTATCGTTCGCGATTCGGATTGCTTCATCGAAGTCCTTGAACGTGGTCACCGACAGAACCGGGCCAAAGATCTCCTCCTGGAAGATCGTCATGTCGTTCGATCCCTTAAACACCGTCGGTTCGATGTAGAAGCCGTTTTCCAAACCGCTAATGGAGTTCACGTGACCACCCGTGAGGGTCTCCGCCCCCTCCTTCGGGCCCAGCTCCAGGTAACCGGTAATTTTGTCCATCTGCTCCTGGGAAGCCTGGGCACCCATTTGAACGTCCGTGTCCAAGGGGTTTCCCACCTTGATGCGTTTGACGCGCTCGACGCCGAGCGCGAGGAACTCGTCGGCAATGGACTCGTGCACCAACGCGCGGGACGGGCAGGTGCAGACCTCGCCCTGGTTCAGGGCGAACATGGCGAAGCCCTCGATCGCCTTGGCGCGGAACGCATCGTCGCGTTCCATGATGTCGGGGAAGTAGAGGGCGGGAGACTTGCCGCCCAGCTCGAGCGTGACGGGGATGACCTTGTCGGCGGCGGACTTGTTGATGATCTTGCCCACTTCGGTCGACCCCGTGAAGGCGATCTTGGCAATCCGGTCCGAGCTGGAAAGCGCCGCGCCGGCCTCGTCACCGTAGCCGTTGACGATGTTGATGACCCCGGCCGGAATGAGATCCCCGAGGAGATCCATGAGGTAGAGGATGGAGGCCGGTGTTTGCTCAGCGGGCTTGAGCACCACCGTGTTGCCGGCGGCCAGCGCTGGGGCCAGCTTCCACGCGGCCATAAGCAGCGGGAAGTTCCACGGGATGATCTGCCCTACTACGCCGAGGGGTTCGTGGAAGTGGTACGCCACGGTGTTCTCGTCGATCTGAGACAACCTGCCCTCTTGCGCCCGGATGGCGCCCGCGAAGTAGCGGAAGTGGTCAACGGCGAGCGGGATATCCGCGGCCAGCGTCTCGCGTACGGCCTTACCGTTTTCCCAGGTCTCCGCCACCGCGAGGCGCTCGAGGTTTTCCTCCATACGGTCCGCGATACGGTTCAGCAGCAGGGCACGCTCGGCGGGGGACGTGCGCCCAAACGCTGGGGCAGCCTTATGCGCCGCATCGAGAGCCTTCTCGACGTCCCCGGCCTTGCCGCGGGCGACCTGACAGAACACCTCTCCCGTGACAGGGGTGACATTGTCGACGTACTCCCCGTCGACGGGAGCGACCCACTCGCCGCCGATGTAGTTGTCGTAGCGGGCGCGGAACGTGACTTCGGAGCCGTCCGAGCCGGGGTTAGGGAAGACGGTCATGGTGGTGGCCTTTCCGGGCCCGGAGAGCCGGGTCCTTTTGCGGCAAAATATGATTAGGATCACACTACAACCGCGGCGAGGCGATAGCGACCAGATGGTGAGGCAGCGCTCCCCCCGTTCTGGCACAATACGCAAGGGTGAACACACCAGAGAATCAACGCAACGGGGGTAGGGCCACGCCCGCCGCCAACGAAGGCCCAGATTTTGTCGGCGCCCTCGACACTGTAGTAAGCCAGCCGGAGACGTTCCCCACCCCTGCTGAGGCTGCCCAGGACCTGTCCGGGCAGCCTCTCGACCGCGGTGAGATCCTCGCCGCTGACGGGCGCTCAGCCGCTGCGTGGTCACTGCGATTCATTTTGATCGTTGCCGGTGCGGCACTGGCGCTTTATTTGCTCAAATTCGTGTGGATTGGCCTTCTGCCGGCTCTGCTCGCCCTCATCGTGTGTACCGTCCTATGGCCCGTCGTACGGACGCTCCGGAAGTGGAAGTTCCCCTCCGCGCTTGCAGTCGCCGTCGTCCTGATCGGTTTCCTCGCCCTCATCGGGGCGGTGTTCGGCCTTATGGCCCCGATCGTCGGCAGCCAGAGCGGAGAATTAATCTCCCAGGCGCAAAAGGGCATCACCGATATCGTGTCCTGGGCCGAGCAGCGCTTTGACATAGGGATCATCGACAGCTCCCGGGTGCAGGAGACATTGCAGCAGGCCGTCAACGTCGTGCGCGGGCAGGCGTCGAACATCGCCTCCGGGGTGCTGTCTGGAATCGGCGTGGTTGCCTCCGCGGGAACAACCCTCGTACTCACCCTCATTCTCACCTTCTTTTTCCTCAAAGACGGCGATCGTTTCCTTCCCTGGCTGCGCAAGTACGTCGGTGTGAAGGCGGGGTGGCACCTGACCGAAGTACTGATGCGCTCCTGGAACACGTTGGCGGGATTCATTCGCGCCCAGGCGATCGTCTCAGCCGTCGACGCCGTCTTCATCGGAGGGGGTCTGTTGCTTCTTGGCGTCCCGCTCTGGCCTGTACTGGCCGTGTTGACTTTCTTTGGCGGTTTCATCCCCATCATCGGGGCGTTCACAGCGGGCGCCCTGTCCGTCATCGTCGCGCTAGTGTCCAACGGATTGGTCAACGCGCTGCTCGCCCTCCTGCTCGTTGTCGCAGTTCAGCAACTCGAAGGAAACATCCTCTCGCCGATCCTGCAGTCCCGCGCAATGGGCCTGCACGCCGCCATCGTGTTGCTCTCTGTCACCGTGGGCGGCACGCTCTTCGGAATCGTCGGGGCGTTCCTCGCAGTGCCGGTGGCTGCCGTCATCGCCGTGTGGCTGGGGTATTGGGCAGAAATGACTTCGCTGCGCGCCGGTGAAATCACACCCGACGACATCAAAATGGTCACCCAGCAAAGTCAAACTTTGGACTCGCGCGAGGCGCTTTTGGCCATGCGTAAACAGCTGCAGACGATGGGGCTGCGCCGCACCACAAAGGGTCAGGCAGAGCCGAAACAAACGCTGGGGTCGACTCGGGCACCCTCGGCAGACGAGGCGCCCCTCCGCGACGACCCTCAGGCACCCGGTGAGACTCGGGCGGTGAAGAAGGGCGGGCGCAAGGACCGGTAGCGGCTCTCGCCGTTCGTCCCTACCCTGGCTTCATGTGGGCCCAGACGGCCCGCCGACGAACGACGAAAGGAACACACATGTCTGACCTAAGTGGCAAGAACATCGCGATCATCGCTACGAACGGCTTTGAGGATTCCGAGCTCACCTCGCCCCGTGAGGCGGTCGAAGCCGCCGGCGCGACCGCGGTTGTGCTCTCTACTGAAGCCGGGACAATCGAAGGGAAAAACGGTACGACCGTGGAAGTTGACGGCACCACAAGCGCCGCCAACGCTTCGGATTACGACGCTATTGTGCTCCCCGGGGGCACCTCCAACGCCGATACGATCCGCACGGACGAGGATGCCGTGGCGCTGGTCAAGGCGGTCCGCGCGGCAGGCAAGCCGGTGGGCGTGATTTGCCACGGTGGCTGGATCCTCACCGAGGCTGACGTCATCGAGGGCGTTACCCTGACGTCGTATAAGTCGCTCAAGACGGACCTACGCAACGCGGGCGCAACCTGGGTGGACGAGGAAGTTGTGGTGGATAACGGCTTCGTCTCCTCGCGCACTCCCGATGACCTGCCGGCCTTCAACAAGGCGATTGTGGTGGAGTTCTCCAAGTAAACCTGCCCGGCGCTACACAGAACCGCTCGACGCCGCGCCGTGGTATGCACCGGTGAAGGTGCTGCTCGAGTCCGCAAGACGGCCCGCTGAGCCTTCCGTCAGCTCACCCGGTTCCGCGTGGTTGGCCACGTCCGCTTGAGCATAGGACGGGAGGGGTGGCTGC
The nucleotide sequence above comes from Corynebacterium capitovis DSM 44611. Encoded proteins:
- the exaC gene encoding acetaldehyde dehydrogenase ExaC; this translates as MTVFPNPGSDGSEVTFRARYDNYIGGEWVAPVDGEYVDNVTPVTGEVFCQVARGKAGDVEKALDAAHKAAPAFGRTSPAERALLLNRIADRMEENLERLAVAETWENGKAVRETLAADIPLAVDHFRYFAGAIRAQEGRLSQIDENTVAYHFHEPLGVVGQIIPWNFPLLMAAWKLAPALAAGNTVVLKPAEQTPASILYLMDLLGDLIPAGVINIVNGYGDEAGAALSSSDRIAKIAFTGSTEVGKIINKSAADKVIPVTLELGGKSPALYFPDIMERDDAFRAKAIEGFAMFALNQGEVCTCPSRALVHESIADEFLALGVERVKRIKVGNPLDTDVQMGAQASQEQMDKITGYLELGPKEGAETLTGGHVNSISGLENGFYIEPTVFKGSNDMTIFQEEIFGPVLSVTTFKDFDEAIRIANDTVYGLGAGVWSRNGNIAYRAGRAIEAGRVWVNQYHSYPAHAAFGGYKHSGIGRENHLMMLSHYQNTKNLLVSYAEEETGLF
- a CDS encoding type 1 glutamine amidotransferase domain-containing protein, whose protein sequence is MSDLSGKNIAIIATNGFEDSELTSPREAVEAAGATAVVLSTEAGTIEGKNGTTVEVDGTTSAANASDYDAIVLPGGTSNADTIRTDEDAVALVKAVRAAGKPVGVICHGGWILTEADVIEGVTLTSYKSLKTDLRNAGATWVDEEVVVDNGFVSSRTPDDLPAFNKAIVVEFSK
- a CDS encoding AI-2E family transporter; this translates as MNTPENQRNGGRATPAANEGPDFVGALDTVVSQPETFPTPAEAAQDLSGQPLDRGEILAADGRSAAAWSLRFILIVAGAALALYLLKFVWIGLLPALLALIVCTVLWPVVRTLRKWKFPSALAVAVVLIGFLALIGAVFGLMAPIVGSQSGELISQAQKGITDIVSWAEQRFDIGIIDSSRVQETLQQAVNVVRGQASNIASGVLSGIGVVASAGTTLVLTLILTFFFLKDGDRFLPWLRKYVGVKAGWHLTEVLMRSWNTLAGFIRAQAIVSAVDAVFIGGGLLLLGVPLWPVLAVLTFFGGFIPIIGAFTAGALSVIVALVSNGLVNALLALLLVVAVQQLEGNILSPILQSRAMGLHAAIVLLSVTVGGTLFGIVGAFLAVPVAAVIAVWLGYWAEMTSLRAGEITPDDIKMVTQQSQTLDSREALLAMRKQLQTMGLRRTTKGQAEPKQTLGSTRAPSADEAPLRDDPQAPGETRAVKKGGRKDR